The Engystomops pustulosus chromosome 9, aEngPut4.maternal, whole genome shotgun sequence genome includes a window with the following:
- the PHF8 gene encoding histone lysine demethylase PHF8, protein MASVPVYCLCRLPYDVTRFMIECDVCQDWFHGSCVGVEEENASEIDLYHCPNCQITHGPPVMKKRRGSSKQDPAVSKEVGKPVQTGSASFIKELRSRNFPSADDVILKPQGAQLTVEYLEENSFSVPILVLKKDGLGMTLPPPSFSVNDVEYYVGGEKEIDVIDVTRQADMKMKLKDFVKYYNSPKREKVLNVISLEFSETRLSNLVETPKIVRKLSWVENLWPEQSVFERPNVQKYCLMGVKDSYTDFHIDFGGTSVWYHVLKGEKIFYLIQPTKTNLALFECWSSSSNQNEMFFGDQVDKCYRCPVKQGQTLFIPTGWIHAVLTPVDCLAFGGNFLHSLNIAMQLRAYEIEKRLSTADLFKFPNFESICWYVGKHLLDIFRGLRENRRHPASYLLHGAKALNTAFKAWTKKEAIMDHEEEIPETIITVQLIKDLDREVKLMEDIFHQNIEKTGNLLGMTRSPITGTSSPVMSLLAKNAKKKIFKPKELLKKGGRGRPEDEMSPELSDLQGKGLIPNSEMGEDDLLDDLDEKPDACLLDAELTESKLRLVLANGSNMSGKKIRVGAGSRRQAALLKTPKTETLDDELSASDPFFMDSEDDLQIDETPRKEKKLPPTKRKLHKFPRKLPRAKPCSDPNRVREPGELEFDVEEDYTTDEEMGEADGDQLGASSGGILDLLKASRQVGGPDYSEIDEAPASPSTQEAIQGMLCMANLQAASSSTPSNLQAWWAAGQEGGASGSMPPGGKAAGGNKAGSNGTSGGTGNGKVILRPGKRPVRRPAHRSMDSEDDDDSVDEQETLGACFKDSEYIYPSLESDDDDDPALRSRPKKKKQTDDAPWNPKARVTPTLPKQVRPVREGTRVASVETGLAVAAARLSQQEQQKSQKKKVATKKKPPSEPEPPVLPSEPEPPPPEPQVEVFSGSLVDHEYTAGPNIFGMAQVNRGTTPMAPGVFLSHRRLSATSPSSQVVQGKRPKKGLATAKQRLGKILKIHRNGKLLLL, encoded by the exons ATGGCGTCTGTGCCCGTCTACTGCCTGTGCCGCCTGCCCTATGACGTGACCCGCTTCATGATTGAATGCGATGTCTGCCAGGACTGGTTCCACGGGAG CTGTGTTGGCGTGGAGGAGGAGAACGCATCCGAGATCGACCTGTATCATTGTCCGAACTGCCAGATCACTCACGGGCCGCCAGTCA TGAAGAAAAGGCGAGGGAGTTCCAAGCAAGATCCTGCTGTCAGCAAAGAAGTGGGGAAGCCTGTGCAGACCGGAAGCGCAAGCTTCATCAAGGAGCTGAGAAGCCGAAATTTTCCGAG TGCAGATGATGTGATCCTGAAGCCACAGGGTGCTCAGCTCACCGTGGAATATTTGGAAGAGAACAGTTTCAGCGTCCCCATCTTGGTTCTGAAAAAAGATGGACTTGGGATGACCCTTCCACCTCCCTCCTTCTCAGTCAATGATGTTGAGTATTATGTag GTGGCGAGAAGGAAATTGATGTAATTGATGTGACAAGACAAGCCGACATGAAGATGAAGCTAAAGGATTTTGTGAAATATTACAATAGCCCTAAAAGGGAGAAAGTTCTGAATGTCATCAGCTTGGAGTTTTCTGAGACAAG GTTATCTAACCTTGTGGAAACCCCAAAAATTGTTCGCAAACTTTCTTGGGTTGAAAACTTGTGGCCCGAGCAGAGCGTATTTGAGAGACCCAATGTCCAAAAATACTGCTTGATGGGGGTCAAGGACAGTTACACGGATTTCCACATAGACTTTGGTGGCACGTCTGTCTGGTACCATGTGTTAAAG GGAGAAAAGATCTTCTACCTGATCCAACCTACCAAGACCAACCTGGCGTTGTTCGAATGCTGGAGCAGCTCCTCCAATCAGAATGAAATGTTCTTTGGAGATCAGGTGGACAAGTGTTACCGGTGTCCAGTGAAACAGGGGCAGACTCTCTTCATCCCCACAG GGTGGATCCATGCTGTTCTCACTCCTGTGGACTGTTTGGCGTTTGGAGGAAACTTTCTGCATAGTCTGAACATTGCCATGCAGCTCAG agcATATGAAATTGAGAAGAGGTTGAGTACGGCCGACCTTTTTAAGTTCCCAAACTTTGAATCTATTTGTTGGTACGTGGGGAAGCACTTACTGGATATATTTAGAG GTCTGAGAGAAAACAGAAGACACCCAGCCTCCTATTTACTACATGGAGCCAAGGCCCTAAACACAGCGTTCAAAGCTTGGACCAAGAAGGAG GCCATAATGGATCACGAGGAGGAGATCCCGGAGACCATCATTACAGTTCAGCTCATAAAAGATTTGGATCGTGAAGTCAAACTAATGGAG GATATCTTCCATCAAAACATTGAGAAAACTGGTAACCTGCTGGGTATGACTCGAAGTCCCATCACTGGCacctcctctcctgtcatgtccCTGCTGGCCAAGAATGCCAAGAAGAAAATCTTCAAACCCAAGGAACTGTTAAAGAAAGGAGGAAGGGGTCGTCCGGAGGATGAGATGAGCCCAGAGCTTTCTGATCTTCAGGGGAAGGGCTTGATTCCCAACAGCGAAATG GGGGAAGATGACCTCTTGGATGACCTTGATGAAAAACCTGATGCCTGCTTACTGGATGCAGAATTAACCGAGAGTAAGCTGCGACTGGTCCTGGCCAATGGTTCAAATATGAG TGGAAAAAAGATTCGTGTAGGAGCAGGAAGTCGGCGTCAGGCGGCTCTTCTTAAAACCCCAAAAACAGAAACTCTGGATGATGAACTCTCTGCCAGCGACCCTTTCTTCATGGACTCTGAAGATGACCTCCAAATTGATGAGACCCCTCGTAAAGAGAAAAAACTACCCCCTACAAAAAGAAAGCTGCATA AGTTCCCCCGGAAACTCCCAAGAGCAAAGCCGTGTTCAGACCCCAACAGGGTGCGAGAGCCTGGGGAGCTGGAGTTTgatgtggag GAAGATTACACCACAGATGAGGAAATGGGAGAAGCGGACGGAGACCAACTGGGCGCCAGCAGCGGAGGAATATTGGACCTTCTGAAGGCTAGTCGACAAGTCGGGGGCCCAGACTACTCTGAAATTGA TGAAGCTCCTGCATCTCCCAGCACACAGGAGGCCATCCAGGGAATGCTCTGCATGGCAAATCTGCAGGCCGCCTCATCCTCCACACCCTCCAATCTTCAGGCATGGTGGGCAGCCGGGCAAGAGGGTGGCGCTTCAGGAAGCATGCCTCCAGGTGGTAAAGCTGCAGGGGGTAACAAGGCTGGCAGCAATGGCACCAGTGGAGGCACAGGAAACGGTAAAGTCATTCTGAGGCCAGGGAAGAGGCCCGTCAGGCGACCAGCACATCGCAGCATGGACAGCGAGGACGATGATGACAGCGTGGATGAGCAGGAGACCCTGGGAGCGTGTTTCAAAGACTCGGAATACA TCTATCCCTCTCTGGAATCAGATGATGACGACGACCCAGCCCTGAGGTCACGGCCCAAGAAAAAGAAGCAGACGGACGACGCTCCCTGGAACCCCAAAG ccCGTGTCACTCCTACACTGCCTAAACAGGTGCGACCTGTCCGTGAGGGGACACGTGTGGCCTCTGTGGAGACCGGGTTAGCTGTGGCTGCCGCCAGGCTCTCTCAGCAG GAACAACAGAAATCTCAAAAGAAGAAAGTCGCAACAAAGAAGAAGCCTCCAAGCGAACCAGAGCCTCCAGTCCTCCCCTCCGAACCTGAGCCCCCTCCACCAGAGCCACAGGTTGAGGTCTTCTCGGGCAGCCTGGTGGATCATGAATACACAGCAGGACCCAATATATTTGGTATGGCTCAGGTCAACCGAGGCACTACCCCTATGGCACCAGGTGTCTTCCTGTCCCACCGGCGGCTTTCTGCTACCTCTCCATCAAGTCAAGTAGTTCAGG GGAAGAGACCCAAGAAAGGCTTGGCAACGGCAAAGCAGCGTCTGGGCAAGATTTTGAAAATCCACAGGAACGGGAAGCTGCTTCTGCTGTGA
- the SH2D3C gene encoding SH2 domain-containing protein 3C isoform X4: protein MSMQDLMSSTCNGLDGGSDYVKFSKEKYILDTPPEKLHKELEEELKLNSSDLRSHAWYHGRIPREVSESLVQRNGDFLIRDSLTSLGDYVLTCRWKNEPLHFKINKVMVKTSDSYTRIQYLFEQESFDNIPALVRFYVGSRRAVSDQSGALIYCPINRTFPLRYLEASYGLAPGRQGSQSPQKGHMKRRSITMTDGLTADKIIKSNGCLNSTSSPHHRDIVRTCAVSVDQIQDLHSPMSPIPETPGSPAYSTVVRVKPQGPPAGSVTPGSPVLRRSSEPYVNPANNKATLNMAESSHSTPSHGYPQISPSPSINSYSDPDNGHYCHLRPASPTHDSPHKPLPAKSYVERLKVDEGVKAGVTRVAEDTDKDRLSFTIPSLEIKSSFNPSAFKSTLIPADNKPLEMSILKKVKELFSEVDAKSIAKHITKTDCEVARILGVTKEMQRIMGVSSGMELLTLPHGRQLRLDLLERFHTMSIMIAVDILGCTGSTEERAALLHKTIQLAAELKGTLGNLYSFAAVMNALELTQISRLEQTWIALRQRHTEGAILYEKKLKPFLKSMNEGKESLPLSNTTFPHIVPLITLLERDSPLLDGGEPWDSIDNGVEVVMSHLEAARMVAHHGGLYRTNAEMRLQGFHPRSDLLEVSSTEFQMRMLWGSRGAAGTQAERYDKFDKVLTALSQKLEPSVRFSEL, encoded by the exons ATGTCTATGCAGGACCTTATGAGCAG CACCTGTAATGGTCTGGATGGTGGGAGTGACTATGTGAAG TTCTCCAAGGAGAAGTACATCTTGGATACTCCACCGGAGAAACTGCATAAGGAGCTAGAGGAAGAGCTCAAACTCAACAGCTCAGACCTGCGCAGCCACGCCTGGTACCACGGGCGCATACCACGAGAG GTGTCAGAGAGTTTGGTGCAGAGGAATGGGGACTTCCTTATCCGAGACTCATTGACCAGCCTGGGTGACTATGTTCTAACCTGTCGATGGAAGAATGAACCTCTGCATTTTAAGATCAACAAGGTGATGGTGAAAACCAGTGACAGCTACACCCGTATACAGTATCTATTCGAGCAGGAGAGCTTTGACAACATCCCAGCCCTGGTGCGCTTTTATGTTGGAAGCCGAAGGGCGGTGTCCGATCAGAGCGGTGCGCTCATCTACTGTCCCATCAACCGTACATTCCCACTGCGATACCTGGAGGCCAGCTATGGGCTAGCACCCGGCAGGCAGGGCTCCCAGAGCCCACAGAAGGGACATATGAAACGAAGAAGTATCACAATGACTGATGGCCTCACAGCAGACAAGATCATAAAGAGCAATGGATGCCTCAACAG CACTTCATCCCCACATCATAGAGATATCGTCAGGACCTGTGCCGTCAGTGTGGACCAAATCCAAGATCTACATTCCCCAATGTCCCCCATTCCTGAGACCCCCGGATCCCCAGCCTATAGTACAG TTGTCAGGGTGAAGCCCCAAGGACCTCCAGCAGGAAGCGTGACCCCAGGGTCTCCAGTGCTGAGACGATCCAGTGAACCTTATGTCAATCCAGCAAATAACAAGGCAACATTAAACATGGCTGAAAGCTCCCATTCCACTCCCAGTCATGGGTACCCACAAATCTCTCCCTCACCCTCTATAAACAGTTACAGCGACCCCGATAATGGACATTACTGCCATCTACGCCCAGCCTCCCCCACACATGACTCCCCACACAAACCTCTACCAGCCAAGAGTTACGTGGAAAGGTTAAAAGTCGATGAAGGTGTCAAGGCCGGAGTCACCCGAGTGGCAGAAGACACTGACAAGGACagactttcttttactatccccaGCTTAGAAATTAAATCATCTTTCAACCCATCAGCCTTCAAGTCCACCCTGATCCCTGCAGACAACAAGCCCCTGGAGATGTCCATCCTGAAGAAGGTCAAAGAGCTGTTCTCTGAGGTTGATGCAAAATCCATTGCCAAGCATATCACCAAAACAGACTGCGAG GTTGCCAGGATACTCGGCGTTACCAAGGAGATGCAGAGGATCATGGGAGTCAGCTCCGGCATGGAGCTCCTGACGCTGCCACATGGCCGCCAGCTGAGGCTTGACCTTCTGGAAAG ATTTCACACCATGTCCATCATGATCGCAGTGGACATCCTGGGCTGCACCGGAAGCACAGAGGAGAGGGCAGCGCTGCTCCATAAGACCATCCAGCTGGCAGCCGAGCTGAAGGGCACACTGGGGAACCTGTACAGCTTCGCAGCCGTGATGAACGCCTTGGAGTTGACACAG atctcaagactAGAACAGACGTGGATCGCCTTGAGACAGAGACACACGGAGGGAGCCATATTGTATGAGAAGAAGCTGAAACCATTCCTCAAGAGTATGAACGAGGGCAAAG AGAGTCTCCCACTAAGCAACACCACGTTCCCTCACATCGTCCCCCTCATCACCCTCCTGGAGAGAGACTCCCCTCTGCTGGACGGCGGGGAGCCCTGGGACAGCATCGACAATGGCGTAGAGGTGGTGATGTCTCATCTAGAGGCGGCCAGGATGGTGGCACATCACGGGGGCCTGTACCGCACCAATGCCGAGATGAGGCTACAAG GATTCCACCCCAGATCCGATCTCCTGGAGGTCTCCAGCACAGAATTCCAGATGCGGATGCTATGGGGCAGCCGTGGAGCCGCTGGGACTCAGGCCGAGAGATACGACAAGTTTGACAAAGTCCTCACTGCTCTTTCACAAAAGCTGGAACCGTCCGTGCGCTTCAGTGAGTTATAA
- the SH2D3C gene encoding SH2 domain-containing protein 3C isoform X2, translated as MLGASACNPTAASAPVSYISSTSQSPCAHQPDRGFVTTQPPFWGYFLIFLDLDGGFDLIMTERCSLWSALSAAACCFYRGSFMQVQFSKEKYILDTPPEKLHKELEEELKLNSSDLRSHAWYHGRIPREVSESLVQRNGDFLIRDSLTSLGDYVLTCRWKNEPLHFKINKVMVKTSDSYTRIQYLFEQESFDNIPALVRFYVGSRRAVSDQSGALIYCPINRTFPLRYLEASYGLAPGRQGSQSPQKGHMKRRSITMTDGLTADKIIKSNGCLNSTSSPHHRDIVRTCAVSVDQIQDLHSPMSPIPETPGSPAYSTVVRVKPQGPPAGSVTPGSPVLRRSSEPYVNPANNKATLNMAESSHSTPSHGYPQISPSPSINSYSDPDNGHYCHLRPASPTHDSPHKPLPAKSYVERLKVDEGVKAGVTRVAEDTDKDRLSFTIPSLEIKSSFNPSAFKSTLIPADNKPLEMSILKKVKELFSEVDAKSIAKHITKTDCEVARILGVTKEMQRIMGVSSGMELLTLPHGRQLRLDLLERFHTMSIMIAVDILGCTGSTEERAALLHKTIQLAAELKGTLGNLYSFAAVMNALELTQISRLEQTWIALRQRHTEGAILYEKKLKPFLKSMNEGKESLPLSNTTFPHIVPLITLLERDSPLLDGGEPWDSIDNGVEVVMSHLEAARMVAHHGGLYRTNAEMRLQGFHPRSDLLEVSSTEFQMRMLWGSRGAAGTQAERYDKFDKVLTALSQKLEPSVRFSEL; from the exons ATGCTTGGAGCATCAGCCTGCAATCCGACAGCAGCATCAGCACCAGTCTCCTACATCAGTAGTACAAGCCAGAGCCCGTGCGCCCACCAGCCGGATAGAGGATTTGTCACAACCCAGCCTCCTTTTTGGGGTTATTTCCTTATTTTTCTGGATTTGGATGGCGGATTTGATCTGATCATGACGGAACGGTGCAGTTTATGGAGCGCGCTGTCAGCCGCAGCATGCTGCTTCTATCGGGGGTCTTTCATGCAAGTGCAG TTCTCCAAGGAGAAGTACATCTTGGATACTCCACCGGAGAAACTGCATAAGGAGCTAGAGGAAGAGCTCAAACTCAACAGCTCAGACCTGCGCAGCCACGCCTGGTACCACGGGCGCATACCACGAGAG GTGTCAGAGAGTTTGGTGCAGAGGAATGGGGACTTCCTTATCCGAGACTCATTGACCAGCCTGGGTGACTATGTTCTAACCTGTCGATGGAAGAATGAACCTCTGCATTTTAAGATCAACAAGGTGATGGTGAAAACCAGTGACAGCTACACCCGTATACAGTATCTATTCGAGCAGGAGAGCTTTGACAACATCCCAGCCCTGGTGCGCTTTTATGTTGGAAGCCGAAGGGCGGTGTCCGATCAGAGCGGTGCGCTCATCTACTGTCCCATCAACCGTACATTCCCACTGCGATACCTGGAGGCCAGCTATGGGCTAGCACCCGGCAGGCAGGGCTCCCAGAGCCCACAGAAGGGACATATGAAACGAAGAAGTATCACAATGACTGATGGCCTCACAGCAGACAAGATCATAAAGAGCAATGGATGCCTCAACAG CACTTCATCCCCACATCATAGAGATATCGTCAGGACCTGTGCCGTCAGTGTGGACCAAATCCAAGATCTACATTCCCCAATGTCCCCCATTCCTGAGACCCCCGGATCCCCAGCCTATAGTACAG TTGTCAGGGTGAAGCCCCAAGGACCTCCAGCAGGAAGCGTGACCCCAGGGTCTCCAGTGCTGAGACGATCCAGTGAACCTTATGTCAATCCAGCAAATAACAAGGCAACATTAAACATGGCTGAAAGCTCCCATTCCACTCCCAGTCATGGGTACCCACAAATCTCTCCCTCACCCTCTATAAACAGTTACAGCGACCCCGATAATGGACATTACTGCCATCTACGCCCAGCCTCCCCCACACATGACTCCCCACACAAACCTCTACCAGCCAAGAGTTACGTGGAAAGGTTAAAAGTCGATGAAGGTGTCAAGGCCGGAGTCACCCGAGTGGCAGAAGACACTGACAAGGACagactttcttttactatccccaGCTTAGAAATTAAATCATCTTTCAACCCATCAGCCTTCAAGTCCACCCTGATCCCTGCAGACAACAAGCCCCTGGAGATGTCCATCCTGAAGAAGGTCAAAGAGCTGTTCTCTGAGGTTGATGCAAAATCCATTGCCAAGCATATCACCAAAACAGACTGCGAG GTTGCCAGGATACTCGGCGTTACCAAGGAGATGCAGAGGATCATGGGAGTCAGCTCCGGCATGGAGCTCCTGACGCTGCCACATGGCCGCCAGCTGAGGCTTGACCTTCTGGAAAG ATTTCACACCATGTCCATCATGATCGCAGTGGACATCCTGGGCTGCACCGGAAGCACAGAGGAGAGGGCAGCGCTGCTCCATAAGACCATCCAGCTGGCAGCCGAGCTGAAGGGCACACTGGGGAACCTGTACAGCTTCGCAGCCGTGATGAACGCCTTGGAGTTGACACAG atctcaagactAGAACAGACGTGGATCGCCTTGAGACAGAGACACACGGAGGGAGCCATATTGTATGAGAAGAAGCTGAAACCATTCCTCAAGAGTATGAACGAGGGCAAAG AGAGTCTCCCACTAAGCAACACCACGTTCCCTCACATCGTCCCCCTCATCACCCTCCTGGAGAGAGACTCCCCTCTGCTGGACGGCGGGGAGCCCTGGGACAGCATCGACAATGGCGTAGAGGTGGTGATGTCTCATCTAGAGGCGGCCAGGATGGTGGCACATCACGGGGGCCTGTACCGCACCAATGCCGAGATGAGGCTACAAG GATTCCACCCCAGATCCGATCTCCTGGAGGTCTCCAGCACAGAATTCCAGATGCGGATGCTATGGGGCAGCCGTGGAGCCGCTGGGACTCAGGCCGAGAGATACGACAAGTTTGACAAAGTCCTCACTGCTCTTTCACAAAAGCTGGAACCGTCCGTGCGCTTCAGTGAGTTATAA
- the SH2D3C gene encoding SH2 domain-containing protein 3C isoform X3, protein MNLDFRAMTDVGRRCYPMGYCTCNGLDGGSDYVKFSKEKYILDTPPEKLHKELEEELKLNSSDLRSHAWYHGRIPREVSESLVQRNGDFLIRDSLTSLGDYVLTCRWKNEPLHFKINKVMVKTSDSYTRIQYLFEQESFDNIPALVRFYVGSRRAVSDQSGALIYCPINRTFPLRYLEASYGLAPGRQGSQSPQKGHMKRRSITMTDGLTADKIIKSNGCLNSTSSPHHRDIVRTCAVSVDQIQDLHSPMSPIPETPGSPAYSTVVRVKPQGPPAGSVTPGSPVLRRSSEPYVNPANNKATLNMAESSHSTPSHGYPQISPSPSINSYSDPDNGHYCHLRPASPTHDSPHKPLPAKSYVERLKVDEGVKAGVTRVAEDTDKDRLSFTIPSLEIKSSFNPSAFKSTLIPADNKPLEMSILKKVKELFSEVDAKSIAKHITKTDCEVARILGVTKEMQRIMGVSSGMELLTLPHGRQLRLDLLERFHTMSIMIAVDILGCTGSTEERAALLHKTIQLAAELKGTLGNLYSFAAVMNALELTQISRLEQTWIALRQRHTEGAILYEKKLKPFLKSMNEGKESLPLSNTTFPHIVPLITLLERDSPLLDGGEPWDSIDNGVEVVMSHLEAARMVAHHGGLYRTNAEMRLQGFHPRSDLLEVSSTEFQMRMLWGSRGAAGTQAERYDKFDKVLTALSQKLEPSVRFSEL, encoded by the exons ATGAATTTAGATTTCAGAGCCATGACGGACGTGGGGCGAAGATGTTACCCCATGGGTTACTG CACCTGTAATGGTCTGGATGGTGGGAGTGACTATGTGAAG TTCTCCAAGGAGAAGTACATCTTGGATACTCCACCGGAGAAACTGCATAAGGAGCTAGAGGAAGAGCTCAAACTCAACAGCTCAGACCTGCGCAGCCACGCCTGGTACCACGGGCGCATACCACGAGAG GTGTCAGAGAGTTTGGTGCAGAGGAATGGGGACTTCCTTATCCGAGACTCATTGACCAGCCTGGGTGACTATGTTCTAACCTGTCGATGGAAGAATGAACCTCTGCATTTTAAGATCAACAAGGTGATGGTGAAAACCAGTGACAGCTACACCCGTATACAGTATCTATTCGAGCAGGAGAGCTTTGACAACATCCCAGCCCTGGTGCGCTTTTATGTTGGAAGCCGAAGGGCGGTGTCCGATCAGAGCGGTGCGCTCATCTACTGTCCCATCAACCGTACATTCCCACTGCGATACCTGGAGGCCAGCTATGGGCTAGCACCCGGCAGGCAGGGCTCCCAGAGCCCACAGAAGGGACATATGAAACGAAGAAGTATCACAATGACTGATGGCCTCACAGCAGACAAGATCATAAAGAGCAATGGATGCCTCAACAG CACTTCATCCCCACATCATAGAGATATCGTCAGGACCTGTGCCGTCAGTGTGGACCAAATCCAAGATCTACATTCCCCAATGTCCCCCATTCCTGAGACCCCCGGATCCCCAGCCTATAGTACAG TTGTCAGGGTGAAGCCCCAAGGACCTCCAGCAGGAAGCGTGACCCCAGGGTCTCCAGTGCTGAGACGATCCAGTGAACCTTATGTCAATCCAGCAAATAACAAGGCAACATTAAACATGGCTGAAAGCTCCCATTCCACTCCCAGTCATGGGTACCCACAAATCTCTCCCTCACCCTCTATAAACAGTTACAGCGACCCCGATAATGGACATTACTGCCATCTACGCCCAGCCTCCCCCACACATGACTCCCCACACAAACCTCTACCAGCCAAGAGTTACGTGGAAAGGTTAAAAGTCGATGAAGGTGTCAAGGCCGGAGTCACCCGAGTGGCAGAAGACACTGACAAGGACagactttcttttactatccccaGCTTAGAAATTAAATCATCTTTCAACCCATCAGCCTTCAAGTCCACCCTGATCCCTGCAGACAACAAGCCCCTGGAGATGTCCATCCTGAAGAAGGTCAAAGAGCTGTTCTCTGAGGTTGATGCAAAATCCATTGCCAAGCATATCACCAAAACAGACTGCGAG GTTGCCAGGATACTCGGCGTTACCAAGGAGATGCAGAGGATCATGGGAGTCAGCTCCGGCATGGAGCTCCTGACGCTGCCACATGGCCGCCAGCTGAGGCTTGACCTTCTGGAAAG ATTTCACACCATGTCCATCATGATCGCAGTGGACATCCTGGGCTGCACCGGAAGCACAGAGGAGAGGGCAGCGCTGCTCCATAAGACCATCCAGCTGGCAGCCGAGCTGAAGGGCACACTGGGGAACCTGTACAGCTTCGCAGCCGTGATGAACGCCTTGGAGTTGACACAG atctcaagactAGAACAGACGTGGATCGCCTTGAGACAGAGACACACGGAGGGAGCCATATTGTATGAGAAGAAGCTGAAACCATTCCTCAAGAGTATGAACGAGGGCAAAG AGAGTCTCCCACTAAGCAACACCACGTTCCCTCACATCGTCCCCCTCATCACCCTCCTGGAGAGAGACTCCCCTCTGCTGGACGGCGGGGAGCCCTGGGACAGCATCGACAATGGCGTAGAGGTGGTGATGTCTCATCTAGAGGCGGCCAGGATGGTGGCACATCACGGGGGCCTGTACCGCACCAATGCCGAGATGAGGCTACAAG GATTCCACCCCAGATCCGATCTCCTGGAGGTCTCCAGCACAGAATTCCAGATGCGGATGCTATGGGGCAGCCGTGGAGCCGCTGGGACTCAGGCCGAGAGATACGACAAGTTTGACAAAGTCCTCACTGCTCTTTCACAAAAGCTGGAACCGTCCGTGCGCTTCAGTGAGTTATAA